TCGGCGTGGGAATAACATTCTTATATATCTGCTCAACAATGGCCTCAAATGATGCAAACTTCATCATTGTATCTGCGACCAATGTTTTTAAATTTCCCATTTTAGGAACTGCCAACAACTGCGGCTAAAAGAAAGATAAACCACAGCACAAAAACTTGCAAATGCAACTTGCACCTTACTTAAAATTAACTACAGACCATCATGTGCTAAAGAGTGAATAATTTACCAGGTCAAACTGCTGAAAAATATGAAATGCTAAACACAACCCCATTTCCGATCACCACCAACAAAAATGCATAATgattgtcatggaaccgttttagctaaaagttcgagctgatagttaaaggtccacttcatattaatagctgacacacccccacacgcgaaagcacacttgggcttgaagcgtgacaacacaggcccatatcaccatgtcctgcaaataactcaacaaatggggctgccaggaatcgaacccaggaccacttggtcacactggctctgataccatgtcatggaaccgattgaactaaaagctcgatgCTAAACACAACCCCATTTCCGATCACCACCAACAAAAATGCATAATgattgtcatggaaccgttttagctaaaagttcgagctgatagttaaaggtccacttcatattaatagctgacacacccccacacgcgaaagcacacttgggcttgaagcgtgacaacacaggcccatatcaccatgtcctgcaaataactcaacaaatggggctgccaggaatcgaacccaggaccacttggtcacactggctctgataccatgtcatggaaccgattgaactaaaagctcgatgCTAAACACAACCCCATTTCCGATCACCACCAACAAAAATGCATAATgattgtcatggaaccgttttagctaaaagttcgagctgatagttaaaggtccacttcatattaatagctgacacacccccacacgcgaaagcacacttgggcttgaagcgtgacaacacaggcccatatcaccatgtcctgcaaataactcaacaaatggggctgccaggaatcgaacccaggaccacttggtcacactggctctgataccatgtcatggaaccgattgaactaaaagctcgaactgatagttaaaggtccacttcatattaatagctgacaaTGATAATCGAAATACCATAATTGTTCTCCCTATAATACTACGAAGTTTGCAAAAACAAAAGCATCAGATGGATTCACATGGTAAACCAACTAGGAAGCGAACTTAGATCTAAAATCTGGAAAAAAGAAGACATAAGGgcagcccggtgcactacgcgtccccgctaagcaagggtccggggaggggtcccaccacaagggtgtgtTGTAATTAAGCAAAGCATGTTATATTTCCAACAATATAATGGTTGGCAGTCGAGGTAGTTAATCGGGTTAGTTTTGTTGGACTCAAACACAACTCAGTGATTATTGTGATTCAATTCATATATTTAGCTGAAGAAATCACAAAGATAATACAAACATAGTTTgtaactaaaaactaaaagttGATAATAACTTACAAGGAATTTGACGTCCCCAGAGAGGAACGAGACCTTTGTACAACCTGAAAAGAACACGTGTTATTTAGAAACGCAAAATAAAAGACTTCAACGAAACAACTCTTCAAGAAATTTCATAATCATACCCAAGAGCCCCTTCGGCTTTGACAAATTTGGGAAACCCATCTGACAAGCCTCTAGCAAAACCAGGCTGAGTTTGAACTCGGACCTTCACTGCTTCCATAGGGCACAGAGCAACATCTGCAATCACTTCTGCAGACGCCGAACCAGCAAGGTAAATCAAGGTCTTATACTTGGCAGAATACTCTGGCCCCGCAAGGTCAGAGTAGGTTTTTTTGAAGAACTCGTAAAATCCAAATTTGCAGGCGCCTTGAGCACTGTAGCCAAGTAAGGTAGGCACCCAGCCCCTGAAGAAGCCTTTGACTCCCTGCTCCTTCAGCAGAACTCCAAAACCAGAAGAGATGCTTTTATACTTAGCAGGATCAATCTGACAGATACCATCACATTTAATTTAGTTTGATTTCTATTGAATTAATAGTGCATATAATAAAACTAAGAATAAGAATAATTCAACAAGCAGAACTGTCACTTTGACAAACATTCTGTATACTGATTTAGTGCTAAACTGCAAAACTTTAAATTTTGATGTGAAAATGTAAATTCAATCAGATTAATTTCACCATCAACAGTCATCTATGTTTCATGGAAACAGAAACTGATACAAGAAATAATATTCATGAAAATTATGTGAAAATGtttataaattttgaaattataggaatgcatgtttattttttttcatgaaATATATTACTTATAAGTTACAAGAGTTTTTCATGAAATAGAGAGGGAAAGAAACAGGcccttttttattttcaaagctCAAAGAAGACAATCCAGAAAATTTAAGAACTTAATACAATGTGGTCAGCGCATGAACTGATTAAGAATATGTCGCTGCTTTTGAAAATGCATTTTGTTCTAAGAAATGAGTTTCCAAATTTCTCTAAATTAGAGAAACATGACCCAAAACATTTCCCTTACAGTTTCAAATGTAAGAcgcatttttaaaaaataaaaatctgaaaattagagtttatgTTCAGCATAATCAACAGTAGTAAAAAAAACACTAATTTCTCCATCAAATTCACAAATAAGCAGTACATGTTACATATATACCTATCATTCAGAAAAAACAACTTCTAATCTTCTGGGTTCTTATCCAGAACTTGAAATTGATGCACAAAAAAACAGGAATCTAGAAGACCAATTACTATTGCTATGTTACATTCTCAGGGCTAAATACCTTATATAAGCAGCATAATGAAATACATAGCACAAGGTCTCACACAATCATACTATAAAACCCCAACAGGCCTCACAAAGTGACTGTTCAAGGCAACACAGTATAATCAAACCCAGGAATAAGACATTTATTTTATCCACGTAGACAAATCGCCCAAACCTTCACATGGGATATCATCATATTGAAGCTTTAAAAAAACGAAGGGATGAAGTCGACAGTTATTGTAAATGCATACAACCAACAAAAGGAAATCCTAGCAGAAGTAGTGAGAATTCAAGATAAAGGGTTTAAAAAGCCAATAAAAGATTACAAGAGAACGACTTTAGCACATAAAGTTCTACTACCATCACTTCAGATCTCTAAAACTAATAAACCCgcaaaaaagaaaattacaaaaaaaaaatcaagtagAACAGAAAAGTATGCTGTCGAAAAACAGATCCAATAAGAAAGCAAACAAATTAAGCCAAAGCGAGGCATAAAACAGTAATTAAGCAAGCATATGGCGATCGGAATCAAGGGATAGAGGTAATGAACAGGAAACATAGATCTAATTGATGATTAAGGAGAAGTACAGATCTAGAGGAAAGATACCTGCATATTGCATTTGACAAGATCAAGAGGAGTGACAGTCATGTGAGTAAGACCACAGCTGAGGATACCACCAGCGGTACAAGCAGCGTAAAAAGAAGGAGAGTACATCTCGATCTTGCCAGGCTCGGAGGGAGAGGGGATCACGAAGTTGGAGGTCTTCATCATGGAATGTTGGGCAGGGTTGGAGTGAAGGACCTTGGAAAGCGAGAGTGTtttggaggaggaggaggaagaataGAGAAAGCTAGGGATTAGAGATTGCCTGGAGGAATCGGAAGACGCCATTGAAATGGAGAGCAAGGAAAATGAAATTAAGAGAAAGAGAGGCGTAAGCGTTTCTCTGCCTGCCTGCCTGCCTAGTCTCCTCTCGCTGCCAATTGTGTTTAGACTGAGTTCCCCATTCCAGTTTTATTAACCCTACCCTATCGCGTGATTTATACGTGACGATCGCTTCGCCTTTTGCCCTCGGATTTGTTGTTATTTTACAACTATAACACTGGAATCTCTTTTATTCGCTGCCATTCCCAATAAATAAGGAAATTAATTTTTAGCATATAATTAGAAGATATCCTCACTTTGCTTcgggaaaaaaataattaaataatataatagtaaaaaataaataaattttgtaatatatttttatgaatATTACCTAATAAAACaaagaatatatttttatgaatatttgtaatatatttgaagtgtataattattttttgtttcgtCATAATTCTGTCCTAATATACGTACGTATCAAAAACGACGTCGTATAAAAAGATGGTTCATATTCAACCCTAAAAATTACACACTATATAATGTCACTTATACAGATCTAACTCCACGCTGCTGCTAAACCAACTGCATATCCACTATCTTTCTGTCTCTCTTCATCCACACCAAAGAATGGCAAATCCGAAAGAGCGTGAATCCATGGACGAAATCCCTTACCTCATAATCACAGAGATATTACTGTTTGTCATCCTCCTCATATTATTTGCCTTTTTCCTTCCTGAGATCGTCCTAGATCCTCATTAACCAAGAGAATGTAATATGTTTAGCAATAAAATTGTCGTTTGATTATGAGTTGAAATTAGAAGTTTTGTTGTAATTTCAGTAACTGTATCGTAAAGATGTACTGGAGAAATTCAGATGTTTGATGAACTGAAGGTAATAAAGAGCCAGTTAGATTGTGATTTTGTCCGTaaattctaaaaacatatggatCTGGTGTTTTATCTATATTATTATCTATTTTGGGACTTATAGAAGTGACTAAAAATACTGAACTGTGAAGCCATATATTATCCATGAATTTATTATACGTTGCATTAACTTCATTGTTTGAAAGAGTTCAATATAAGCTAAAGGATTTGAAAAATGAGGTGATCTGATTAAACatcttttaataaataaatccaGGTACAATTCATAAATAATCGTAAAGAAACAATTAGGAAAGATAGTTGAGAAGTGGCTGCAACTTCAATTGccctgaaaaaaaaattaaatagttatGATAAAAATAAACCAAGAATGTAATTGGAAaagatatttaaaaaaaactaacctCAATAATCGTTTTTGATCTATTGTTTACTTCTTTTTTTATGAAGTTGAGGTCACCCTGAGAAAGCATATTAATATCAAAAGTGTGATTCACAAAACAAAATTAACTATTACTTATGTACTTACTCGTTAcgctttcttttgttttgaacctctGTTGATGATTGATGAACATCTGGTTGGTTTTCAACAATTGGTAACTTTCGTTTTGCTACTAGAGACAGAGAACATCGAGATATGGGTGACTTCAAATGAGTGGAAGGTGTTGAATTTGGACTTGGAACTTCATTTTTAGGTGTTACCATAGTGtccttaaaaatataaattactttAAATGATATGTTGGATGGATCATCAACTAAATGACTGACTTGAATCTGAAATACAGTTTTGACACCGTAAATCTTTGCCATTACAAGTGGAACATCATATCTGTCTTTAAAACTATTTGCAAAAGTAGTTGCAGGAATGTCAATTAAATCTGTTGTCATATGTCCAAAAACTACAAATGTGCTTGTACCTGTAGCATCTTCAACAATCAATTTCACTCTACACCTGTAATATTTGTTATAGAATAAGCAACAATAATGTTAGCAGGaaataatttaaatatgtaTGAATAGTATAAAGAATTCAAAATTTTACTATGGCAGTGGTAGATCATCAATGAATCTGCACTTTTTACACCACAATTTGTCTTCAAAGTTTTGAATACCACTTTTACATCTAGGATATGTCCGGTACCACCAACCATTAATGGGgtcaatttcttttatttttgccTTGCATGTAAATTTGATTTTCTTAAGGAAAATGAAATTGAGATTGGTAGtgttaatttttattcttttttattttgataaaatttttattcttaaactcatatatataaattgatcAAATATAATCTTAAACAAAACCTTGTCGGTGTGAATATCTATTTGCAGTAACTCAGCAATTGTCTTTCAATTTGCTTCTTTCTCCATTGTAAAGGAAAGAATTTGTTTACTCActatttattttctatatacGTTTTATGttataaaatatgaaaaaaaaattccttcaatttatctttaaaaaaagaaagaaaagagttGATTTTCTAATGAAGAAATGATTTCATACTTAAATAGAATTTGGGAAGGAGGGAAgattcatattaattaaaaatgaaaGATTTTCTTAAAAGTAAATGATTTAttcttgtttaattatttttcaaatagaATTTTTATAATATTGAATTGGTTTATTGGTGTAAAATGTTTTATAAATGGAGATTTGAAGGTCAGGAATAATGGAGACTATTTATTAGAGTGAACGGGTTTTTGTGAACGGGTTAGAGATGCAATAATTGGTGCAATATgttaaactttatgataaacacGTAAGCGACGTGAATCAGCTGTCAACGGATCTCATCGATGAATTTTCGGTGACCGACGACGACATTCCGGTAACAAAATTTTATaccaaattatttttaaaatgttataggTATGAGTAAGTTTGGTTTCTATAGTTTcgttaaattttaaaagatttatGACTAATAATTTAACGtatatgaattattaataaaatataaattttagactagtTGTCATTTAGATTTATCAAAGTAAAATTCCTAATAAGACTTTTAGCCGCGTAACGAGTTTAAAAATATAAtcggaccaaattaactatgtTGGTTTAAAATTTCTATCTCAATGACCGAAAATATTCTAATAAgaacaataaaatattttaagtaactttaattgtTAGTGttaaaataagttgaaaatacaaggactaataCGGATATTTTCCAAGTAAAGAGTACAAGTAGACTTATGACCCGtaacgagtctaactgaaccttcggtcGGAACTAACGATGTCGGTCTAGTATTATACGTAGCTATTCCGGATAAAAATAAGTCTCGTAAAAGCgtttggtttaaaatttagttgtaaattatttatatataatgtttaagttattttgaatatttttttattaaatggtttgaaatatattgtttatatatatttgattttgattgtagaataattatttatgattgtgatattttgaaaattagaaaatgaatttgacaatTTTATTCGAAgtatttttggattgagaaagctgattcgattattgttattatttatgtgatttggattgaagtccaaatgtGATTTTCATGTTGCGATATTTTGAAAGATCGATAAAACGGTTTTGTCCATCTaagattgcccggggtagggatagtagttgtaagaccatacctaagggcggtatggccagagtgcacggttggtagtcctaacgttaggcaatgcgagatatgaatgagatatctcgattattgatatgattgatgttatgataagctacacgggtggaattcgaggatggacacacacgcaAATTTTGTATTACGTTTTCAATGCTtgatggccagagtgcacggctggtagtcctaacgttaggcaaggcgagatatgaatgagatatctcgattattgatatgattgatgttatgataagctacacgggtggaattcgaggatggacacacacgcaaattttgtattacgttttcaatgcttgatgatttgaaatataatgttttacgtttgCTTGATTATGAGTTGGTTTACAAATTGGTTTGTTAAAGCAATTTATTTGTCTATGAGTTGGTTGATAAAcatgtttatttgattacgatttggtttgataaaacgtttatttgtttatgagctggtttgataaaacgattatttaattgattcgttttgataaaatgaattatatatataaattataaagtgaaatatacaattaagttattagcgTGTCAATCAACGTGTTAATAAgttaaaacgttttaataaggAGAACTacctaagttaagagaactacctaaaataggtaaaactacgtggctttgattcccggtttaaaGATTAATAGACGTTCGGGATATGTAGGAAgctcgatagaattatcgagtccaagccaaataaattttaatttaatagaaAATAGGTTCATGTTTCAAACCAATAGACGTTCGTTATCCTATTTTccattcatacccgatgccgatttgggtcgggtgtgacatatgATGTTTTAACTCATTAAATACCAAACTTTGCATACTAAAAAAGTATTGATGagtaaaaaaatatgattagaTTGGTTATCTgtaaattatttgattgattagaTTTAGATCTTTGAACTATATGCATAAACAACAAAAATACTAGCATACAAATATGATTAAGAAAGAAAGGATTAACCAGATAAGACAtcagaaaatgaaaaagaaaaggaaaaattaaaaataaggaCCTAGATCTGGCAATTATAGTGCGAATCAAGGCTTGAGCTAAGAGTGCTCTTTTCAGAATCTGGTCTCTAAGCATGAATAAAACATTTTCCTTCTAAATTGGAGATAGAATTTCCATATATCAACTCAAAATTGACCCACTATTGACTTCATCAGGTGCAACATACAAAAAATGAGTTTCCTTGCCAAAaatgaaaatcaataaaaaaaatccactagGTTTCAATTTCAATGATGCATTAGCAATTCATGTCTTGAAAAAGTGCATTTCAAcatcaaaataaacaaattataaCTCTAGTAAAActaactaaataaattttaagttaCAGAATGATAGATACAGAACAACAGAAAAATCATGTCACATACATTGGAGATGGAAGCTGCATGGGACCTGAGGAATTCCTTAGGAAATAGTTGCCCATTTTCATCAGCTAATCTTCTCAAACCAGAATTAAGAACTTGTAACCTGAGGAAATAGTTATTCACATACAAGCATTTGCTCTTAGTATCACGTCAAAGTATCACAATTAATAGAAGTTCGTATCTGATATTCAATTTCAAAaagcttcaaaaaaaaattatgcaagCAAAGACAGAATGtttttatatattgagagacTACAATCAGATAAGATGATTAAAGAGGAAATAATTTCAAACAAAAATGCAACCAAACACAAGAGTATGTTGATTGAAGCCATTGGAATTTTTTAGAGAGCTCACTTTGGGCTCAGCGTTGAGGATTCTGATCACTTGAGAATAGGATGATAAAAAAGGAAATCTGAAGAGAACTTTCAAATCATTTTTAATTGATTCATTTTTTCCGTATCAACAAGAAAAATACCTTTTCTGCCTTGAATAATGAGGTCACatataacaaattaaatttcaaagtGATTGAAGATGATTGGTTCAAACTTGAACAAATTAACTAGTGCGATCAACTGTAGGACTACTATTTCGTATGAAAATAGAAGATCCAGTCCATGAAACCGAAACACATCATAGCAGAAAATTCTAAACTAAAGTTGATTAATGAAGTCAAACAAAAAATGCAGCATCGGTTTGATACTTCTCATAAATACAtttcaaataattaattaagcaAGCGCctgtgcagaaagaaaattcaaaatacGACTCCTCGATCTATCGATGTTTCTTCCACAGATTACTCATGTAATTTAGCAGCTTTTCAAAATACTTCATCTTCTCCAACATTTAGAGAGATCAAAACACATAGAGAGAGAGggcaagagagagagagagactgAGAATTCAATATAATAGAAAGGTTAGTAAATTACCTAattaactagtttttggcccgtgcgatgcacggattcatcttaatatataaatattaataaaaatacaatctaataattacaattaatgacataaatgtgttatataaattaaatattattatttcattttcacatttactttaaataatatttttatagataaatataataataaaataaaaactaatatattatattatattatattatattttttatcagtaaaaaaggaggaagtgacacctcagttccatcgttactgttttatattatatatagatatgtagagaattagagagattttagagattaatttaaattctgtagtactcttagatataatacagataaaataatctttttatagataaatatatataataaaattaaaattaatatattaaattttttatcattaaaaaaggaggaagtgacacctcagttccatcgttactgttttatattatatatagattgcAGAAGAAAATTGAGATCGTAAAAGATTCCATTCGTTGAGATCCAAGTAAAGCGCAGATTTGATGAAGACAAAAGGAGGCAGAACAAGAAGGTGTAGAAGGAGGCAGGATAGATTTGATAAAGACAGAGGAGGCCGCACAAGAAGATGTAGAAGGCGGGAAGAGTGCTATTTTCATACAGGgttttgataaaagaaaaagctATATCAACGGTTTGGATTCAATCTAAGAGAAATCAACACCTAATATTCAATATCTTTGATCAACTTAAATTTGCCCCTTTATTGATAATTTTGTGCTGCTATAAAATATTCTCTTCcaaataaatacttattaaatatttttttaatatcaatttataataaaattttaatatatttatgtatcaaatttaaaataatatatttattat
The window above is part of the Euphorbia lathyris chromosome 3, ddEupLath1.1, whole genome shotgun sequence genome. Proteins encoded here:
- the LOC136222237 gene encoding mitochondrial phosphate carrier protein 3, mitochondrial, with the translated sequence MASSDSSRQSLIPSFLYSSSSSSKTLSLSKVLHSNPAQHSMMKTSNFVIPSPSEPGKIEMYSPSFYAACTAGGILSCGLTHMTVTPLDLVKCNMQIDPAKYKSISSGFGVLLKEQGVKGFFRGWVPTLLGYSAQGACKFGFYEFFKKTYSDLAGPEYSAKYKTLIYLAGSASAEVIADVALCPMEAVKVRVQTQPGFARGLSDGFPKFVKAEGALGLYKGLVPLWGRQIPYTMMKFASFEAIVEQIYKNVIPTPKDQCSKPLQLGVSFAGGYIAGVLCAIVSHPADNLVSFLNNAKGATVGDAVKKLGMWGLFTRGLPLRIVMIGTLTGAQWGIYDAFKVFVGLPTTGGVAPVAVAAPDAGLAKV